A portion of the Candidatus Brocadia sp. genome contains these proteins:
- a CDS encoding 4Fe-4S dicluster domain-containing protein produces the protein MQSKQNKHEWPYYARRVIQFLSFSIFLYLLLFLDPLTERDLSANIFLRMSPLSAIGAMMAAKAFILKYWPAMVVLLLTIPFGRFFCAWICPLGTTIDITDRCLAGLRRKSQKHIYDGRKFKYYLLAFLLISLLFTRQYAGWFDPLSIATSVYAISIHPYIIDLIDGLFGYFSAIPLAGYLFTFIHKFIQDVLFAHHAPFFRAHGILLSVFIVLIFFGVIFRRYWCRNICPMGAILALFSDWSLFKRNVSSSCTSCGLCVEKCGMGAISSDGHGTKEGECILCMTCQKVCPENSITFRLKQPAEQRYAVNLSKRSFLVTGLTGAVMAPLLKLNYTKRVNKGKVSLIRPPGAVDEEEFLALCVRCGECMKVCKTNGLHPALSEAGVEGLWTPKLIPRIGYCDYGCVLCTRVCPSGAIRRLDLEEKREIALGKARIDHNRCIPWVGYARLPELEKRWQDFNCGVCEEVCPVPTKAIHFNTYVDAQQREIRRPFVREDVCTGCGFCEKVCPVLGTSAIVVEGIQPQTKIRSLKEILIINNFLPVVIGGWKRVFGPNVYEGKDKLYEYINGGAEPYLSYSFIRVSNAEYLKEADKKVLVDIWEFDSSDDAFGVFTKDRAGADIKLGDGSALFQNCLYLWSGVFFIKIEPREGDVLPEEVIFIGKSIVDLMPYKKVALPTIMNYLPGQYLLQESPRFFHKKIILDNIYISDNFIEENVFYLSEKTDAVMAEYKPNANTDPLKLMLIRYPDGDTARRAFDDVVKLWRSWGEKELSEGMIHTFQDKALRYTSCVQKTNILGMTFLSPGKDDAETLLKLIAEKL, from the coding sequence ATGCAAAGCAAACAGAACAAACATGAATGGCCATACTATGCACGCAGGGTTATTCAATTCCTCTCCTTTTCTATCTTTCTTTATTTACTCCTCTTTTTAGATCCCCTTACCGAAAGAGACCTTTCGGCCAATATATTTCTCCGGATGAGTCCCCTTTCTGCCATCGGGGCTATGATGGCCGCAAAGGCATTTATTTTGAAGTATTGGCCTGCCATGGTCGTGCTATTGCTAACAATTCCCTTTGGGCGTTTCTTTTGTGCATGGATTTGTCCATTGGGAACAACAATCGATATTACCGATCGCTGCCTTGCCGGTCTCAGGAGGAAATCTCAGAAGCATATTTATGACGGGCGTAAGTTTAAGTATTATCTCCTTGCATTCCTTTTGATAAGTCTCTTGTTTACCCGGCAGTATGCCGGATGGTTTGATCCTCTATCCATTGCTACCAGTGTATACGCAATAAGTATCCATCCCTATATTATAGATCTTATCGACGGTCTTTTTGGCTATTTTAGCGCTATTCCTCTTGCCGGGTATCTTTTCACCTTCATCCATAAATTTATCCAGGACGTACTTTTTGCCCATCATGCGCCCTTCTTCAGGGCACATGGAATCCTCCTCTCCGTATTTATTGTATTAATCTTTTTTGGCGTGATATTCCGGCGCTACTGGTGCAGGAACATTTGCCCTATGGGGGCCATTCTTGCGCTCTTTTCCGACTGGTCATTATTCAAAAGGAACGTTTCATCCTCTTGCACAAGCTGTGGTCTGTGCGTTGAGAAGTGCGGGATGGGTGCAATCAGCAGTGATGGACATGGAACGAAGGAAGGTGAATGTATCTTGTGTATGACCTGCCAGAAGGTATGCCCGGAGAACAGCATTACCTTTCGCTTGAAACAACCTGCTGAACAAAGATATGCTGTAAACCTCTCCAAGAGGTCATTTCTCGTGACTGGTTTAACCGGCGCTGTGATGGCACCTTTATTAAAATTAAACTATACAAAGAGGGTTAACAAGGGGAAGGTCTCTCTTATTCGTCCACCAGGTGCTGTGGACGAAGAGGAGTTTCTTGCACTCTGTGTACGGTGTGGAGAGTGCATGAAGGTCTGTAAGACCAACGGACTGCATCCTGCATTGTCGGAGGCTGGTGTTGAAGGTCTCTGGACACCCAAACTCATCCCCAGGATTGGCTACTGCGATTATGGTTGTGTGCTCTGTACGCGTGTTTGCCCGTCAGGCGCAATCAGACGTTTAGACTTAGAGGAAAAACGAGAAATCGCGTTGGGTAAGGCACGGATAGATCATAACCGGTGTATTCCATGGGTGGGTTACGCACGGCTACCAGAATTAGAAAAAAGATGGCAGGATTTCAATTGTGGTGTATGTGAGGAGGTGTGTCCTGTACCCACAAAGGCCATTCATTTTAACACCTATGTGGATGCGCAACAACGGGAGATCCGCAGGCCTTTTGTACGGGAGGATGTTTGCACAGGTTGTGGCTTTTGTGAAAAGGTCTGTCCTGTCCTGGGAACTTCGGCAATTGTTGTAGAAGGAATACAACCTCAAACGAAAATAAGAAGTCTAAAGGAAATTTTGATTATTAATAATTTTCTTCCCGTAGTTATTGGAGGGTGGAAAAGGGTATTTGGGCCAAACGTTTATGAAGGAAAGGATAAACTTTATGAATACATTAATGGAGGTGCGGAGCCTTATCTGTCATATTCTTTTATCCGCGTCTCGAATGCCGAATATCTAAAAGAAGCAGATAAGAAGGTGCTTGTCGATATCTGGGAGTTTGATTCATCAGACGATGCGTTTGGGGTTTTCACGAAAGACAGGGCAGGTGCTGATATAAAGTTGGGTGATGGAAGCGCTCTATTTCAGAACTGCCTCTATCTCTGGAGCGGGGTGTTCTTTATAAAGATTGAGCCGAGGGAGGGAGATGTTTTACCTGAGGAAGTTATTTTTATCGGCAAATCCATAGTTGATTTAATGCCTTATAAAAAGGTAGCTTTGCCCACGATAATGAATTATCTTCCTGGTCAATATCTTCTTCAGGAAAGTCCAAGATTCTTCCATAAAAAAATTATCCTTGATAATATATATATTTCTGACAATTTTATTGAGGAAAATGTGTTTTATTTAAGTGAAAAAACTGATGCTGTTATGGCAGAATATAAACCCAATGCCAACACAGATCCCCTGAAGCTCATGCTTATACGATATCCTGACGGAGATACAGCAAGGCGTGCCTTTGACGATGTGGTGAAACTATGGAGGTCGTGGGGTGAAAAGGAATTGTCGGAAGGAATGATTCATACCTTTCAGGACAAAGCGTTACGCTATACATCATGTGTGCAAAAAACAAATATTCTTGGCATGACATTCCTTTCTCCAGGCAAGGACGATGCAGAAACACTGCTTAAACTTATAGCAGAAAAACTATAA
- the rpsO gene encoding 30S ribosomal protein S15, producing MISKEVKQKIIQDIRVHENDTGSPEVQVALLTERINHLSDHLKEHKKDHTSRRGLFQMVGHRSALLKYLSNNDNERYKKLISKLGIRK from the coding sequence ATGATAAGTAAAGAAGTAAAACAAAAGATTATTCAAGATATCAGGGTTCACGAAAATGATACAGGTTCTCCGGAGGTACAGGTAGCGTTGCTTACAGAGCGAATCAATCATTTAAGTGACCACTTAAAGGAACATAAAAAAGACCATACTTCCCGCAGGGGATTGTTTCAAATGGTTGGACATAGATCTGCACTACTGAAATATTTATCAAACAACGATAACGAAAGGTATAAGAAGCTCATCAGTAAGCTTGGTATAAGGAAATAA